From Alloacidobacterium dinghuense:
GGTCGTCGGAGGAGCTGACGATAGCGGCAAGGTGAAATCTCGGATCGAGAATAGGCTGTTGAGCATCGCGGCGACGATCACGCGCAGTGGCTGAATTTCCGAACTGTAAGGCTCGTGACTCCAAAGCTTGGGGACTCCGATGTCTTTTCCTGAAGCGGGTGCGCAAATATACTTGAGTTATACGATGCAGATTCCGGGCTGAACGCTTGCTGCCGTGGATCTGTTGAGATCAGCCTGTCGTACAACTGCGGGCAATGGTGGCGCAGAAGGTCCAAATCCCGTATACTGGTTGATGTTGTATCTACTGTTTTTCTAAGCAGGAAACCATGCCCAAATTGAAAACACACAGGGGCGCGGCAAAGCGCTTCAAGAAGACTGGCACCGGCAAAATCAAGCGTGGACAGTCCAAGATGCGCCATATCCTCACGTCGAAGGAGACCAAGACCAAGCGCAAGCTCGCACACAGCGCTCTGGTTTCGGACGCCGACCACGCGAAGGTGGCCCGCATGATTCCATACGCCTGATCTGTCGCAAGACAAGGTCTTTCGGTAAAGCGTTCCGATAGACCCCGGCCAGGCAAAGGCCGAGTGATCAGAATTGACAGCGAGTGAAGAGGTTTAAAGCCGGGATAATCCCGAGCCTCCTGCCTCCAGCCGCATAACGAAAGACGCAAAAGGAGAACCAAGGCAATGCCCCGCGTAAAACGTGGAACAAAACGCAATGACCGCCGCAAGAAGATCCTGAAAAGGGCGAGCGGTTACTTCCTCACAAAATCGAAGCTGTACCAGGCAGCCCAGGAAGCCGTCGAGCGCGGCCTGAAGTTTGCCTACAGCGGGCGCCGCCAGAAGAAGCGCCAGTATCGCTCACTCTGGATCGTGCGTATCAACGCCGCCGCAAAGCTGAACAACATCAGCTACTCGCAGCTCATCAACGGCCTCAAGAAGGCCGGCGTCGAGCTCGACCGCAAGATCCTCGCCGACATCGCCGTGAACGACGCGCAGGGCTTCACCGCCCTGGTCGAGCAGGCAAAGGCCGCACTGGACAATACCGCCGCAGCGTAAACGAATAGCAGTTCAGAAGTAACAAAGGGCGCGATAATCGCGCCCTTTTTCATTAGGTTTGTCATCCTAAACTAGGCTGTCACCCTGAGCGGAGCGAAGGGTCTGCTTTTCTCAGAATGGAGCACGAAAAGTGGGCGCCCCATCCTTTCGCGTTCTTTTTGCGAAAGGGTGGGAAAGCACGAACCTAATCGTTTCGTCAGACAGTCAGAGCTAATCTGCAGCATTCTCCCCAAGCGGCAGAAAATACTGCGTACCCTTAATAGGCTCAGACAACCGCTTCATTAGCAATTTCAGATCCTTGTTGTTATTCACAAAATCGATGTCCGAAGTATTCACAATGAGCAAATCGCTGGCCGAGTAGTGAAAGAAGAAGTGCTCATAAGCCGCCACGATCTGCTCAATGTACGCATCGCTGATCGCCCTTTCACCAGCGACGCCTTTGCGTTTGAGCCGCTGTTTCAGCGCCTCCGGAGTTGCCTGCAGATAGATCACGAGATCAGGCGCGGGAAGCTGTTCGCGAAACATCTGGTAGTAACGGTTGTAGAGCGCCAGCTCAGCATCGCTGAGATTGACGTATGCAAAAAGCTTGTCCTTCTCAAAGATGTAATCAGTAACCACAGGCTCATCGGAATGCTTAGCCTGACGTAGTTGCTCATAGCGTTCGGCAAGGAACCACATCTGCGCGGCAAAAGCCATGCCCGGTTCAGCACCATAGAAACGATCCAGGAAGGGATTATTTTCCGGCTCAACAATATGTTTTGCATGCAGCGTCTTAGCCAAATGCTCTGCCAACGACGACTTGCCAACCCGGATCGGGCCTTCGACGGCGATAAAACGCGGCTGTTCGAAAAGCTTGGCCATCTCACGTCAACTCAAAAGCGAATAAAATACGAAGGTACCATGCTCCCTGCCATTGCGCCACCGGCAGGTTCCAAAATGGGCAACAGGCTAAACTAAAACCCAATGCTTGCTACACTCGCCACCGCCGGAGCCGCGGTCACCTTGGCCGCGGGCGGATACGCTTATGCAGCAATGTGGCCGACTTCGCAGATCTTCGGCCGCGCCATCATCGGAGGTCCAGACTCGAATGAATTCGCCCTCACCTACGACGACGGCCCCAACGATCCCTACACACTGCAACTTCTGGAAATCCTTGCGAAACATGACGTCTGTGCCACCTTTTTCCTGATCGGACGGTTCGTCCGCCAGTGCCCTGACATTGCTCGCGCAATCCATGCCGCAGGCCACCTTGTCGGCAACCATACCATGACTCATCCAGTCCTCTTGTTTCAGTCTCCGCAACGAGTGCGTGCAGAGTTGGCAGACTGCAATGCCGCCATCGAAGACGCACTCGGCGAGCAGGTCCGGTATTTCCGCCCACCTCATGGAGCACGCAGACCCGACGTGCTGCATACGGCACACCACCTGGGACTGACGCCGGTGCTCTGGAATGCGATGGGGTACGACTGGAAACCAACAACTGCCGAGCAGGTGGTCGCGAATCTCCAACGTGGGATAACACGAAATCGCCAACATGGGGTGGGCTCAAACTTGTTGCTACACGACGGGGGTCAGGCTGGCATTGGCCAGAACCGTGAGCACTCAGTCGCCGCGACTGAAAAACTGTTGGAACTGCTTGGGCGGCAAGTTCGATTTGTGACAGTCGATGCATGGAACAAATAGCGCTCGTGTGTAGGAGGATCCATGCGAACTTACACTTTGGTTGATTGCCTCATGAATCCTTGGTTGAGTTTTGGGATGATTCAACGTGTTTTTTCCGCAAGACCTTGGAGGGCATCTTTTGCCGCACTGATTGTGTGGGCTACATCGTCCATGGTGTGCGCCGTACTCATAAATGCGGCTTCATATTGCGATGGCGGCAACCAGATGCCCTGGTCGAGCATGGCTTGATGAAATCGGGCGAATGTTGCAGTATCTGAGGTCACGGCTGATTCGAAATCAATTACGCTGTTGGCAGCAAAAAACCAGGTGAACATCGCGCCTACGCGATTCGTGGTGAGTGATAATCCTATCCTCGCCGCCTCGGCGGCAACACCATCTGCCACCGCAGCACTCAAAGCTTCAAGCCGCGCGTAGACCTCATTGCGATGCTCCTTCAAATGGCTGACGGTCGCGATGCCAGCCGCCATGGCCAGCGGATTTCCACTCAACGTTCCTGCCTGATAGACGGGTCCAAGCGGAGCAAGCATGTCCATGATTTCGGAGCGTGCGCCAAAGGCCCCGCAGGGCAAACCGCCGCCAATGATCTTGCCCAGGGTCGTCATGTCAGGCTGAACGCCGTACAACTCCTGCGCGCCGCCATATGCAACACGAAAGCCTGTCATCACCTCATCAAAGATCAGCAACGCTTGCTCCCGTTGCGTGATATCGCGCAGCGCTTGCAAGTAGCTGTCGACTGGGGGAACACAGCCCATGTTACCGACTATCGGCTCGAGAATGACGCAGGCGATCTGACCACGATGCTCAGCGAAAGCTGCTTCGACGGCAAAGATATCATTGAAGGGCAGGGCGAGCGTGAAGTGCGCGATCTCGTCAGGGACGCCGGCAGAGCCTGGAATGCCGAATGTCGCTACGCCTGATCCGGCTTTTACCAGAAGACCGTCCGAATGACCGTGGTAGCAGCCTTCAAATTTGATGATGTAATCGCGCTTGGTAGAGGCGCGCGCCAGCCGGATCGCAGACATGGTCGCTTCCGTGCCGGAGCTGACGAAGCGCAGTTTTTCGATCGATGGATATGCATCGATCACCAGTTCCGCCAGATCGCCTTCAGAGGGAGTCGATGCACCGAAACTAGCGCTGTTGGCAGCCGCATGCTGGATCGCTTCAACGACGGGGGGAAAAGCATGGCCCAAAATCATCGGCCCCCATGAGCCAAAGTAGTCCAGATAACGGTTGCCGTCCGCATCCCACAAGTACGCGCCCTCACCTCTGACCGCAAACGGAGGGCTGCCGCCGACCGCGCGGAATGCGCGTACGGGTGAGTCTACGCCGCCAGGTAGCAGGTTCTCCGCGCGACGCTGGAGTTCGGCAGAACGATTCAGTTGTCTCTTCTGGGAAACGGGCATCACTGATCAGTATAAGTTCATGCCTGTGCAAACGCAGAAAAGCCTCTCCGTGTGGAGAGGCTTTCTATTTATCTGATCTGTGATTAGAGCGCTTCAGCCAAGCGAGGAAGCAAGCCAGCGTGACTGGTCTCATAGAGAGCGATCAAGCGCCGCGTCATCAAATAGTATGCAGACGCCGCCTGGTGAATATAGAACGGAGCCCGAATTTGCGAACGGCGGATCATCATGTCGAAACGGATGCGGAAGATCGCGCGCTTGAGTTGAACCGCATCGTGGCGCATCCGCTCTGTGACAATCACACCCTCTTCGAAATTCCAGCGCTGCACATAAGCAGCGAGTGCGATGAGTAGGTCCGCATTGTTACGCATTCTCCGCAGTCCTTCCGTGCCGCCGATCAGACCCCAGAGATGTTCCGGTTCAAGTTGCAACTGGTTGGCCTTCGGCTGCAGGTTGTCGAGCGCAACGATCTCAAGTCCCCGGGCGTGCATCGGTTCCATGCGCGACACGAGATCTTCCCACGTTGTCGAGCGCAGGCGACTGGCGCTGATCTGCGTATAAACCAGACCACCAGCGAGAAGAACCAGGAATGAGACTAATAAAACAATGATCATAACGGCCAGCTCTCAGCGTAGATTTTGAGCACTGCTAACCTGGGTAGAATCGTATTGAACTTTTGCGTGCAAGGCAACAAGATATTTTTGCATTTCTTCCGGAAGCTCCCGCCTTGCTGGTTCCGCGAACCAGAAAGAAATGGTCCAGTAGGCTACGGCACCGATATAGGCAAGGATGCGAACGTGTTCAAGTGTATTAAAATCATGAAGATGGGTGACACCGTAGTAACTGTGGGCGACG
This genomic window contains:
- the rpmI gene encoding 50S ribosomal protein L35, translating into MPKLKTHRGAAKRFKKTGTGKIKRGQSKMRHILTSKETKTKRKLAHSALVSDADHAKVARMIPYA
- the rplT gene encoding 50S ribosomal protein L20 is translated as MPRVKRGTKRNDRRKKILKRASGYFLTKSKLYQAAQEAVERGLKFAYSGRRQKKRQYRSLWIVRINAAAKLNNISYSQLINGLKKAGVELDRKILADIAVNDAQGFTALVEQAKAALDNTAAA
- a CDS encoding deoxynucleoside kinase, giving the protein MAKLFEQPRFIAVEGPIRVGKSSLAEHLAKTLHAKHIVEPENNPFLDRFYGAEPGMAFAAQMWFLAERYEQLRQAKHSDEPVVTDYIFEKDKLFAYVNLSDAELALYNRYYQMFREQLPAPDLVIYLQATPEALKQRLKRKGVAGERAISDAYIEQIVAAYEHFFFHYSASDLLIVNTSDIDFVNNNKDLKLLMKRLSEPIKGTQYFLPLGENAAD
- a CDS encoding polysaccharide deacetylase family protein — translated: MLATLATAGAAVTLAAGGYAYAAMWPTSQIFGRAIIGGPDSNEFALTYDDGPNDPYTLQLLEILAKHDVCATFFLIGRFVRQCPDIARAIHAAGHLVGNHTMTHPVLLFQSPQRVRAELADCNAAIEDALGEQVRYFRPPHGARRPDVLHTAHHLGLTPVLWNAMGYDWKPTTAEQVVANLQRGITRNRQHGVGSNLLLHDGGQAGIGQNREHSVAATEKLLELLGRQVRFVTVDAWNK
- the hemL gene encoding glutamate-1-semialdehyde 2,1-aminomutase; the encoded protein is MPVSQKRQLNRSAELQRRAENLLPGGVDSPVRAFRAVGGSPPFAVRGEGAYLWDADGNRYLDYFGSWGPMILGHAFPPVVEAIQHAAANSASFGASTPSEGDLAELVIDAYPSIEKLRFVSSGTEATMSAIRLARASTKRDYIIKFEGCYHGHSDGLLVKAGSGVATFGIPGSAGVPDEIAHFTLALPFNDIFAVEAAFAEHRGQIACVILEPIVGNMGCVPPVDSYLQALRDITQREQALLIFDEVMTGFRVAYGGAQELYGVQPDMTTLGKIIGGGLPCGAFGARSEIMDMLAPLGPVYQAGTLSGNPLAMAAGIATVSHLKEHRNEVYARLEALSAAVADGVAAEAARIGLSLTTNRVGAMFTWFFAANSVIDFESAVTSDTATFARFHQAMLDQGIWLPPSQYEAAFMSTAHTMDDVAHTISAAKDALQGLAEKTR